ATCAAGAAGCGATTGGTTTTCAGAAAAAATCGCAGGTTTTGTTATTGTTAATTCCTAATATTGAGAATGCTCAAGGTATTTTAACAGGCAAATTGTTTGAGTATTTAACAGCAAATCGACCAATTTTGGCAATTAGTCCACCAAACAAAGATTTACAAGAAATTATAGAAAACACAAATGCAGGAACTGTTGTAAATTATAATGATGAACAAAAGATAAAAGAAACGATTGAAGGTTTTTACAATCAATATAAAAAAGGTTCTTTACAAGTAGCTGCAAAAAATATTGAACAATATCATAGAAAACAATTAACGAAAAAGTTAGCATTTATTATTAAAAGTCTAAATTCGTAAAATGGGAATTGTATTAAAACAATCTTTTAAAAACACGTTATTTATTTACCTTGGCTTCGTCTTTGGAGGAATCAATACACTAGTTTTATATACGCGTTTTTTAGAAGATGAATACTATGGTTTGGTTACCTACTTGTTGGCAACTTCCAATATTCTAATGCCTTTAATTGCTTTAGGAATTCATCATACCATTGTAAAGTTTTTCTCAAGTTATTTTACAAAATCCGATAAAGATAAATTTTTATCATCCGTCTTATTTTTACCATTATTGGTAGCAATTCCTATGGGTTTTTTAGGGAATTTGTTTTACGAGCAAATTGGTAATTATTTATCAGAAGAAAACCCAATCATTAAAGAATATACCTTCGTTATTTATTTAGTGGCTTTTACATGTGCATATTTTGAAGTTTTTCATGCTTGGGCAAAAGTGCATTTTCAAACAGTTTTTGGGAATGTTTTAAAAGAATTATACAACAGAGTTGCAGTAATGGTTTTGTTGTTTGCTGTTTATTTTGAGTGGATTACAAAAGCTGAATTTATTTATTATTTAACAGGTGCGTATTTTATAAGAATGCTTTTAATGATGTTTTACGCATTTAAATTATACTTTCCGAAATTCACATTTTCAAGACCCGATAACTTTAATGAAGTATTGCGTTTTTCTCTCTATATAATTTTAGCAGGAAGTGCAGGTGCTATTATTTTAGATATCGATAAATTCATGATTCCAGGAAAAGAATCTCTAGAAAAAGCTGCTTATTATGCTGTTGCAGTTTTTATTGGTTCGTTTATTGAGGCACCAAGTAGAGCTATGTTAAATATTTTACAACCTTTAACATCTAAAACTCTGAATGAAGAAAATCATAAAGAAGTAGCATCACTTTATAAAAAAAGTTCTATAAATTTATTGTTGATAAGTGGGTTGTTTTTTGTGTTGATAAATGCCAATATCAATCAGTTATTCAATTTGTTACCAAAAGAATATGCAGGTGGAGCTTTGGTTGTTTTTATGATTTCGTTACTAAAAATGTACAATGGCTTTTTAGGGAATAATGGCGCCATTATCAACAATTCAAAATATTACAAAGTTACTTTACCTTTTAGTTTAATCATGGCTTTTTCGGTCTATTTTTTGAATAAACTCTTTTACTATGAATTAAATATGGGAACTGATGGATTGGCTTTAGCAACGTTAATTGTAATTTTTTGTGCAAATACAGGTAAAATATTTTTTGTAAAAAGAAAATTTTCGATGTTACCTTTTACTGATAAATCATTTTTAATGATTTTTATTATCACAGCACTTTATTTGGTTTTTAATTTTTGGGATTTTCCAATTGAAAACATTTATCTATTTAAATTTCCAATTCATCCTATTATCAACATCATCTTAAAAAGTATATTAATTGCTTTTATTTATATATTTTTAGTGATAAAACTGAATATTTCTACAGAAATAACCAACATTGTAAAGCGTTTTTACAAGTAACAATCTAGCCAATCTGTTGCAATGTGAAAGAGCAATGCAAAGGCTAAAATTCTTATTTTCTTAAAAAATAACCCAACTATATAAACTCCAATAGCAATATAAGAGTGTAAAGGATGAAAGTTGATACTACATCTATTTTCTTCAAAAATTGGGTTTGCTAAAAGGTGATCTAAATCAATAAGCATCGAAGCTAAAAAGATAAGATACACAGTTTTCCATCGATCTTTAAAAAAGAAATACGCTATAAAAAACGGAACTATAAAATGGAACGAGTAGTGAATTATAAACTTAATCATAAAATAAAAAGGCTTACTACAAAATAAGCCTTTTTAATTTGAATATAAATAGTTGGGGGAAATTAAATTCTATAATTCAAATTTAGTATATTAAAACGCTTTATCTGTTTACATATGTTAAGAAAGTTACTTTGAGTAAATTTCTTTTCTAATTCTACTTAATTGAACAGGAGAAATATTTAAATAAGAAGCTATATGGTACTGAGTTATTAATTCTTCTATATTAGAAATTTCTTTTTTTAACTTCAAATATCGTTCTGTTGCATCCAAAACTGATAAATCATGAATCCTAGATTCCATAATTAAAAAAATAGATTCAAGCATTCTGTTATATAATATGGCAATATGATGATCTTTTTTTACTTGTTTTTTAAATTCCTTAAAATTAATTTCATAAAGTAAACAATCTGTTAAACATTGATAGTTAAGTTTGCAAGTTTCTTCAGTAATTAATGAACTTAAACAGCCTGTTGCTCTATTATCTGTAAAAATAGTTCTAATGTACTGTTTCCCTTTTTCATCTTGATAATAAGATCTTACAACACCCGTTTTTATGATATAGAAGCTGTTGGAAATTTGTCCAATTTTGCTTATAATTTCACCTTTTTTAAGGGAAACTTCTTTAGCTAAATCTACTAATTGTTGCACACTCGTTTTTGGAATTTCTCCAAAACTTTCGGTAAAATTTTTTAAAAATTCCATATTTTCCTGCTTTTTGAATAAAGATAGGAAAAATTATATGCTATTCAAAAAATTATAAATAACTAATTGCATTGGGTCCTTCCATAAAAAGTAAATCTAAAATAGAAAGATTTGGTAAAAATCCATGTTTATCATCAAACATTTGAATGTATGTATCTACCACTTTTTGAGGCTGTTGCTTTCTGTTTGCTAAAAATCTGAAATCTTTTTCAGTAGTTTCAACCTCATAATTTTCTGTAGTTGTAAAGTTAGAATCCAGTTGTAGTGCATCAGTTATAAATAAAAAAGTATCAATATTTAAATCCTGCAAATATTTATATTTTTTATGAAAAATAGGTGCAATATCCTCTTCTAAAAAATCAAAAAAAGGCGATGTTCTATAAGCAATTTGTAACGATTTAAAATGTTGGTCTTGCCAAGGAAAATCGTTTTCAACTAAAGTATCTTTTGTTTTTTTTCTGCTATCTTTAGTTTGATGTTTTACAGGAATACTCAACAACTGTTTGCCATTAGAATTATAGATATAACAACGATTTCTATAGCTTTGTTTCTGGAAATTATCCTCCAATTCAAAAACAATTTCATCGGCTTTTACAATCTCTGAATATTGAGAAATAGGAGAGAAGTATGTTGGTATAAATATTGACATTGGCCCCTTTTAATTCCCCAAAGGGGAAATTTTAGCAAGTTTGTGAAAAGTTTGTAATAAATTTTCATCAAAAGAAATAAATTTATTTTGATTAAAACTCTTTTCGTACTTTGCGTTAAACCCTTGCATCTTTGCGTTTATTTTACTGCTTATTGCCAAATGAAAACTTACTTCTTAGCTTTCTTTTTCCCTTTATAAAAACTCCAACCAATATACAATCCAATTAATGCAAAAACAACATATCTGTAAGAAACAGGTTCTCCATCTCCATGAACAGTAGTAAACATCCTATTCCAACGAATTGATTTTAATTTTTCGCCAAAACTTGCAGCATCAGCATCCCAACTAAACCAAATCATTACAGGTTTTCCTAAAACGTGATCAAAAGGAACATAACCCCAATAACGTCCATCTAAAGAATTGTGTCTGTTATCTCCTACTAAATAAAAGTAATCTTGATTAAAAGTATAAGAATCTGCTTTTTCTCCATTGATAAAAATATCATCTCCATTTACAACCAAATCATTATTTTCATAATTTTTGATGATTTGCTCATAATAAGGCAGTGAGTTTTTATCTAATTTTACAGTAGTTCCAGCTTTAGGAATGTATAGTGGTCCAAAATTATCTTGACTCCATTGATTACTTTCTATATGTGGAAAAATTGCATTATCAGGACCATGATTTACTTTTTTAACAGAAACAGCCAAAGAGTAATTTTTAAGCTTTTCAGCTTCTTCTTCTGTCATGTTAATATTGATTTTATTCTCAACATTTAACATTTTAAATTTTTGAGCAAACTCAGGATTTATACCTCCAGCAACTTCTGTATATAAAGAATCTTCGCCAATTTTAGACAAGCTTCCATTTAGTTTTATAGCTTCTTGAACACGATTGTCATTCCAATATTCAGTTAAAATTTTATAAACACCAGTTCTGCCTTTGTCAATTAAAAACTTAGGATATGTATTTGCAGAAATAGGTTGCTTGCTTTCATACGTATAATAAAACTGCAATTTAGCTCTGTAAGGTAAATCGTTCTTTTTTCCATTGATGTAAAAATAACCATCTCTCATTTCAATAGAATCGCCAGCAATTCCAACAGCACGTTTTACGTAATTTGTTTTCTTATCAACAGGTTTGTAAGTGAATTTTCCAGAAACATCACCCCACATTGTAGCCAAAGAATCTGCAGGCCAATTGAAACAAACAATATCATTATTTTTTATTTCTTGAAAACCTGGCAATCTTGTATAAGGTAATTGTGGTCTTTTTAAATAGGATGCAGTTCCTGTAAAAGGCAAAGAATCATGCACCATTGGTGCAGCAATTACTGTTGATGGAACTCTTGCTCCATAATGAAACTTGCTTACAAATAAATAATCTCCAATCAACAGAGACTTCTCTAAAGAAGAAGATGGAATTGTAAATGGCTGCATAAAATACGTATGCACTAAAGTTGCAGCAATAATTGCAAAAGTTATGGAACTAATCCATTCTCCTAATTCAGAACGTGGCTTTAAGCTTCTATCTGCATTGAATTCTGAGTCTGTTGCATAATTGATATAAAAAATATACAAACCTAAAGTTATAATAACTAAAAAGGAATCTAATTTTTTATAAAAACCGAAAGTTCTAATGGTTTCTATCCAAATAACTGGGAACATCAACAAATTTACAACAGGAATAAACAATAAAATAATCCACCATTTTGGACGATTTATGATTTGCATTAAAATAATTCCGTTATAAATTGGTACAGCAGCTTCCCAAGCTTTTCTGCCTGCTTTAACATACAATTTCCAAGTTCCTAAAAAATGGATAACTTGAATTACAAGAAAGAAGATTAGCCATTGTGTATACGTCATAATATATTTTTTATGTCTGTTCGAGCGCAGTCGAGAACTTTTAATTTGTGGTTAAAAATAAACCTCTCGACTGCGCTCGAGGAGACAAATTATAATTCAATTAGTATTTTTTTAAATATATTGTTACAGTTTTTAACCGATGTTTAACACATCTTTCATGGTAAAAACACCTGTTTTATCTAAAATCCATTCTGCAGCAATTACAGCACCTAAAGCAAAACCTTTTCTGTTATGGGCTGTGTGTTTTATCTCTATAGTATCCACTTCAGAATTGTACCAAACAGAATGCGTTCCAGGAACATCAGGAATTCTTTTGGCAACAATTGGTATGTTTTCTTCGGATGAAATTGCACCTAATTCCCATGCCGTTTTTGATGAGTTTTCAATAACACCTTCAGCTAATGTAATTGCTGTGCCACTTGGAGCATCTAGCTTTTTTGTATGATGAATTTCTTCCATAGAAATATTATAATCCTCTAAAGTAGCCATCATTTTCGCTAATTGTTTGTTTAGTTCAAAAAAGATATTTACACCAACACTATAGTTAGATGCATAAATAAAAGCCCCTTTTTTTTCTTCGCAAAGTGCAACTGCATCTTTGTAATTATCTAACCAACCAGTGGTTCCAGAAATTACAGGAACATTATGGTTAATACAATTAGAAATGTTTTTAAAAGCAGCATCAGGAATGCTAAAATCGATAGCGACATCTGCTATAGAAATATCAATAGTGTCATCAACATCTTTTCTAATTACTATTTCATGACCTCTAGAAATGGCAATTTTTTCAATTTCTTTGCCCATTCTTCCATAGCCTAATAATGCAATTTTCATTTAAAAAGTATATTTTAAGGTTAATCCAACTTTTGGCGCTTCAAATAGAATAGGATCTGCAATAAAAGTAGGTTTTAAAGATAAATTATCATCTGTATTAAATTGTAATAAATGTGCATTTACACTTGCTTCAACAATCTGTAAAACGTAAATTATAATTCCGGATAATAAGGACATATCTCTGTTTTCTCTTAATTGCTCTTGGGCAGTTTCTAAAGTAGTCGTAGAAACATTAGAAACACCGTTTATTGTAAACTCATCTTCTAACCCAGCTTTTCTTAATCTGTAGGCTGTTCTGTACCTTTTGTATTCTGAATTATTTGTTTGATAATAATATACAGGTACTGCTAAAGCTCCCCAAACTATGGGAGCTTTCCAATATTTTTTATTGTAAATCTGTCCCATTCCTGGGAAAATTGCAGAATAAAAAGCTGCTTTTGAAGGTGCCAAAGCATCATAAACTCCTTGTGGGTTTTTTATGTTGTCATCAATTTTTAAATCTTCAACTTTTACAAATTTTGGAATAGAATCTTGTTGCGCTAAAAAATTTGCAGAAAAAAATCCGATATAAAAAACAAGTATGACTTTTTTAAACAACACTTATTTTAGTAAGTTTTTAATACGATTAAAATCTTCTTCTGAATGAAAAGGAATTGAAATTTTTCCTTTCCCATTTTTAGCAATACTAATATCAATTTTATGACCAAAAAATTCGCCAATTTCTTTTTGACTTTCTTTTATAAAAGCAGGAATTGCTTTCTTTTTTGGTTTTGCAATAGCACCCGATTTTAAGTTTTTAACCAAATCTTCTGTTTGTCTAACAGATAATTTATCACGTAAAATTTTCTCGTAAATGGCTAGTTGATCTTCCGTATTTTCAACATTGATCATAGCACGTCCATGCCCCATTGAAATAAAACCATCTCTCATGCCTGTTTGTAAAATTGGATCTAATTTTAGCAATCGTAAATAATTGGTTACTGTTGATCGTTTTTTACCAACTCTGGTACTCAATTCTTCTTGAGTTAACTGAATTTCATCAATTAAACGCTGGTACGAAAGTGCCACTTCAATTGGGTCTAAGTTTTTACGTTGTATGTTTTCAACCAAGGCCATTTCTAGCATTTCTTGGTCGTTTGCTAATCTTATATACGCAGGTACAGTTTTGTTTCCTATTAATTTTGATGCTCTAAAACGTCGTTCACCAGAAACTAATTGAAATTTGTTGCCTTCTAATTTTCTTACAGTTATTGGCTGAATTACCCCTAATTCTCTAATAGAACTTGCCAATTCACGCAAAGCTTCTTCATCAAAATAAGTTCTTGGTTGATATGGATTTACATCAATTAAATCTAATTCCAACTCAATTATATTACCTACAACTTTGTCTGCATTTTTGTCTTGTGCAGAGTTTATGTTAGGTGTATCTTGTTGTAACAAAGCAGATAATCCTCTTCCTAAAGCTTGTTTCTTGGTTGCTTTTGCCATTTTTATGAATTCTTTTTTAATAATTCTTGGGCCAAATTTAAGTAATTTACAGCACCTTTACTTGTAGCATCATAAGCAATAATACTTTCTCCATAACTTGGTGCTTCTCCCAAACGCGTATTTCTTCTAATAATTGTATCAAAAACCATACTAGAAAAATGTTTTCTAACTTCATCTACAACTTGGTTCGATAAGCGTAAACGAGAATCGAACATGGTTAACAATAAACCTTCGATATTTAATTCTGAATTATGAATGTTTTGAATACTTTTAATCGTATTTAATAATTTCCCTAAACCTTCTAATGCAAAATATTCACATTGAATTGGAATAATTACAGAGTCTGCAGCCACTAAAGAATTTAAGGTGATTAAACCTAAAGAAGGTGCACAATCAATTAAAATATAATCGTATTCATCTTTAATTTTGTCTAACGCTTTTTTGAGCATGTACTCTCGGTTCTCTTTGTCTACCAATTCAATTTCTATGGCAACCAAATCAATATGAGCAGGAATCATATCTACGTTTGGTGAAGTCGTTTTTACAATTGCTTTTTTAGCAGAAACAGAATGTTCCAAAACTTGATACGTTCCATATTCAAGAGCATCTACATCAACTCCTAAACCAGAGGATGCATTTGCTTGTGGATCTGCATCTATCAACAAAACTTTTTTCTCTAAAACACCCAAAGAAGCAGCTAAACTTATACTTGTAGTTGTTTTACCAACACCTCCTTTTTGATTTGCTATTGCAATTATTTTTCCCATTAAAACTTTCTGTTTTCAAAGAGTAAAATTACGATTTATTCTCTTTTATTAAAGTGAAAGATGTTAACAAAAATACAAACTTTTAAATTACTCTATATCAGTTGTATATGTTTTAATAATGAAAGTTTTTAAACAATTACAGTATTTTTTAATTAAAACACCTTTTACCAGTTTTTAAGTGGTGAATTTTATGCTTTTTGTGGAATATTCTTTAAAACTTCTACTAATAATTTCCAAAATTTTTGGGTTGATGATATTTGCGCACGTTCATCAGGAGAATGTGCACCTCTAATATTTGGACCAAAAGAAATCATATCCATATCAGGATAATTTTTTCCTAAAATTCCACATTCTAATCCTGCATGACAAGCTGCCACATTTGGATTTTCGTTAAATAATTCTTTATATAAACCTTCTAAAACAACTAAAATTTCTGAATTCAAGTTTGGTAACCAACCAGGATATTCTCCTGAAAAATCAACATCTAAACCTGCTAATTCAAAACATGAGCGTAAAGAATTTGCCAAATCCCATTTATTAGTTTCAGAAGATGAACGTGTTAAACAACCCACTTTAATACTACCATCTTTAACAATAATTCTAGCAATATTGTTAGAAGTTTCTACCAAACCAACTACATCAGGACTCATTCTATAAACGCCATTATGAGCTGCATAAATTGCTTTGATAAAAGATTCTTGAACTCCTAATTCCATAATAGTTTTAGGAGATTCAATTTCTTTAATTTCAATATTTAAGTTGCTTTCTAATGTTGAAAACTCATTTTTTATATTGTTGATAAGTGTATTAGTTTCTGATAAAAAATTTTCTTTAGAAACAGTGTCAATTACTACAGATGAAAAACTTTCTCTAGGAATTGCATTTCTCAAACTACCTCCATTTATTTCAGCAATTCGCAAACCATATTTTTCAAAACCATCAAACAAAATACGATTCATTATTTTGTTTGCATTTCCTAAACCTTTAATGATATCCATTCCAGAATGCCCACCATTTAAGCCTTTTACAGTAATTGAAAATGCAGTTGTATTTGTTGGAGTATTTTCTTCTTTATAGTTTTTTGTTGCAGTTACATCAACTCCACCTGCACAACCAATACCAATTTCGTCATCTTCTTCAGTGTCTAAATTTAGTAGAATTTCGCCTTTTAAAACGCCACCTTCTAAACCCATTGCTCCAGTCATTCCTGTTTCTTCATCAATAGTAAATAAAGCTTCAATTGCTGGATGCGCAATTTCTTTGGATGATAAAACAGCCATAATTGCTGCAACTCCCAAGCCATTATCTGCGCCTAAAGTTGTACCTGCTGCTTTTAACCAATCACCATCTACAAACATTTTAATCCCTTCTTTATCAAAATCGAAATCAGTGTCTGCATTTTTTTGATGCACCATGTCTAAATGACCTTGCATTACAATGGTTTTTCTGTTTTCCATGCCAGAACTTGCTGGTTTTTTTATGATAACATTCCCAACCTTATCCACAAAAGTTTCAAGGTTTAGTTTGTTGCCAAAATCAACCATAAATTGAATAACTCTTTCTTCTTTTTTTGAGGGTCTTGGAACTGCATTTAAATCTGCAAAGTGATTCCAAACTGCTTTTGGTTCTTTATTTCTGATGTCTTGGCTCATGTATTTTGATTTTTAATGCCACGAATTCACGAATTTTTTTAATTCTGATAAATCTATAATTTCATAAAATGAAATTATAGATTTATCATCTGTGAAATACTTTTTAATATAAAATTCTAATTCGTGAATTTGTGGCTAATATTTTTAATTTGTGATTAAAATTGAGGTATCGTAAGTGATGTCTAATTAAACTCAATCACAACATCCTCTAAATTCTTTCTTACTTTTTTTAAATCCTTCATGTAATCATCTTCAGCTCTAAAACCAACAGGTAACACTAAAGTTGCTGTAAGATTGTGTTCTTCTAAACCTAAAATTTCATCGTATTTAGCAGGTACAAAACCTTCCATTGGACAAGCATCAATTTGCTCTACAGCACAAACCGTTAGTAAATTTCCTAAAGCTATATAGGCTTGATTTCTATTCCAAACTAATAATTCTTCTTGTGTTTTTTTGCTGATATCCGCAGTTAAAAATGTTTTAAAAGGATCCATTACTGAATCTGGTGTTGCTCTGATTTTTTTTACCAAATCAAAATATTTTTTAACTTCTGTGATTGCATATTCTTTAGGAATGCAAATTACTAAAAGATGAGAAGCTTCCAAAACTTGTGGTTGATTAAATGAGGCAGGAACCAATTTTTTCTGGATATCTTTATTATTGATAACAACCAGTTTTAAAGGTTGTAAACCATAAGAAGTGGCAGTTAAATTAAATGCCTCTTTTAAAGTTTTTATTTGTGATGTTGATAAGGTTTTATTAATGTCGAATTTTTTAACAGCATATCGCCATTGTAAACTTTCTATAGTGTTCATTTTGTTTTTTTTGAGATGCAAAAATAAACTATAATAAGGTTTAATTTTTCTGTTTCTATTGGTAAAATTGATACATAAATAAATTATTTGTACCTTGAAAGAAAAAAAGTATGAATGAGGAATTTTTGTATTATGTATGGAAGTACAAAATATTTACGAATATAAATCTACAGACTTCAGATGCTAAAGAAGTCGCTATTTTAAAAACGGGAATTCATAATAAAAATTCAGGGCCAGATTTTTTGAACTCACAAGTAAAAATTGATCATCAGCTTTGGGTTGGAAATGTTGAAATGCACGTAAAATCGTCTGATTGGTATTTGCATAAACATGAAGAAGATTCAAATTACGATGCTGTAATTTTGCACGTAGTTTGGGAACATGATGTAGACATTTTTATGAAAAACAACAAACCTCTGCCAACTTTAGCGTTGAAAAACTTTGTATCAAAAAATCTTTTAGACAACTATAGTAGTTTAGTATATCATCAGCAAAAATTTATTCCTTGCGAAAATCAATTGGCAACTATTGATGAATTTCTCATGAATAATTGGTTGGAGCGTTTGTATTTTGAACGTTTGGAACATAAATCGACCTTTATAAAAGAGTTGTTGTTAGCTACAAATGCCGATTTTGAAGCTGTTTTGTTTCAATTATTAGCTAAAAACTTTGGCTTAAAAGTAAATGGAGACGCTTTTTTACAATTAGCTACTTCTATAGATTTTTCAGTCATTAGAAAAGAACGTTTTGATTTAGAACAATTAACAGCCTTGTTTTTTGGACAAGCAGGTTTTTTAGAAGAAGACGTAGCAGCACATTATCATCAACAATTAAAAGAAAAATACAGGTATTTAAAACATAAACACAAGTTGAATTCAATTTCTAAAAATACATTTGAATTCTTTAGAATGCGACCTCAAAATTTTCCAACTATCAGAATTACACAATTGGCATCTTTATATTTTACACATCAAAATTTATTTTCAAAGTTGATGAGCATCCATAAAAAAGAAGATTTTTACGCATTATTTTCTTTTGAAGTTGATGCGTTTTGGAAAACACATTATACGTTTGAATCAGCATCAAAAAAATCATCAAAAAAATTGACAAAATCTTTTATAGATTTACTGATTATCAACACTATAATCCCTTTAAAGTTTGTGTATTTGCAGAGTAGAGGAGCAGTAGATAATAATGAAATCATGCAATTGATAAAACAGGTTTCATCAGAAAAAAATAGCATAATTTCTAATTTTTCAGCTTTAGAAATTAAGGCAAAAAATGCGATGGAAAGTCAGGCTTTGCTGGAGCTTAAAAACAACTATTGCACAAAGAAACGATGTTTACAATGTGCAATAGGGAATAGTTTGCTAAGAAAATAAAATTTATTTTGGGTCTAATATTTCTTTAATATTTGCCAAACAATCTCTGTAATGGTATTTTGTAATTCTATTAACACCTCTATTTTTTGCAATGGTTAATTGAAAATTTAACGCTTGTAATTCACCTCTAATTATTGAGCTGATATCAGAATTTTGAGTGTCTTTTGAATTTAAAAGCATTCCCATTCTGTTAATCATCGATTTTTGTAAATTACGTCTAAAAACATCTACATTTTTGTTGTAATTTGTTTCAGAAAAAATGCCAGTTCTTAAATCACGAATCATATCTAAAGCGCTGTAGGTATTAGCATCAATAACTTCTGCATCAATCATCATTTCTAATTTATTTGGATTTAGCAGTGTATACAATTGTCTGTTTTGTAAACTTAAAATTCTATCTGTATATCCATTTTCGTTGATGTTTGCTAAGATTTCTGGATTTATCAACCAATCTTGCGTTTCAAAAGCATTTTTTTGCAACCAAACCATGGCTTCTTTTTGTTTCTTTTTAGATACAGCTTCGTACAC
The DNA window shown above is from Polaribacter sp. Hel_I_88 and carries:
- a CDS encoding lipopolysaccharide biosynthesis protein, which gives rise to MGIVLKQSFKNTLFIYLGFVFGGINTLVLYTRFLEDEYYGLVTYLLATSNILMPLIALGIHHTIVKFFSSYFTKSDKDKFLSSVLFLPLLVAIPMGFLGNLFYEQIGNYLSEENPIIKEYTFVIYLVAFTCAYFEVFHAWAKVHFQTVFGNVLKELYNRVAVMVLLFAVYFEWITKAEFIYYLTGAYFIRMLLMMFYAFKLYFPKFTFSRPDNFNEVLRFSLYIILAGSAGAIILDIDKFMIPGKESLEKAAYYAVAVFIGSFIEAPSRAMLNILQPLTSKTLNEENHKEVASLYKKSSINLLLISGLFFVLINANINQLFNLLPKEYAGGALVVFMISLLKMYNGFLGNNGAIINNSKYYKVTLPFSLIMAFSVYFLNKLFYYELNMGTDGLALATLIVIFCANTGKIFFVKRKFSMLPFTDKSFLMIFIITALYLVFNFWDFPIENIYLFKFPIHPIINIILKSILIAFIYIFLVIKLNISTEITNIVKRFYK
- a CDS encoding DUF6122 family protein, with the protein product MIKFIIHYSFHFIVPFFIAYFFFKDRWKTVYLIFLASMLIDLDHLLANPIFEENRCSINFHPLHSYIAIGVYIVGLFFKKIRILAFALLFHIATDWLDCYL
- a CDS encoding Crp/Fnr family transcriptional regulator; amino-acid sequence: MEFLKNFTESFGEIPKTSVQQLVDLAKEVSLKKGEIISKIGQISNSFYIIKTGVVRSYYQDEKGKQYIRTIFTDNRATGCLSSLITEETCKLNYQCLTDCLLYEINFKEFKKQVKKDHHIAILYNRMLESIFLIMESRIHDLSVLDATERYLKLKKEISNIEELITQYHIASYLNISPVQLSRIRKEIYSK
- a CDS encoding WbqC family protein; translated protein: MSIFIPTYFSPISQYSEIVKADEIVFELEDNFQKQSYRNRCYIYNSNGKQLLSIPVKHQTKDSRKKTKDTLVENDFPWQDQHFKSLQIAYRTSPFFDFLEEDIAPIFHKKYKYLQDLNIDTFLFITDALQLDSNFTTTENYEVETTEKDFRFLANRKQQPQKVVDTYIQMFDDKHGFLPNLSILDLLFMEGPNAISYL
- the lepB gene encoding signal peptidase I — encoded protein: MTYTQWLIFFLVIQVIHFLGTWKLYVKAGRKAWEAAVPIYNGIILMQIINRPKWWIILLFIPVVNLLMFPVIWIETIRTFGFYKKLDSFLVIITLGLYIFYINYATDSEFNADRSLKPRSELGEWISSITFAIIAATLVHTYFMQPFTIPSSSLEKSLLIGDYLFVSKFHYGARVPSTVIAAPMVHDSLPFTGTASYLKRPQLPYTRLPGFQEIKNNDIVCFNWPADSLATMWGDVSGKFTYKPVDKKTNYVKRAVGIAGDSIEMRDGYFYINGKKNDLPYRAKLQFYYTYESKQPISANTYPKFLIDKGRTGVYKILTEYWNDNRVQEAIKLNGSLSKIGEDSLYTEVAGGINPEFAQKFKMLNVENKININMTEEEAEKLKNYSLAVSVKKVNHGPDNAIFPHIESNQWSQDNFGPLYIPKAGTTVKLDKNSLPYYEQIIKNYENNDLVVNGDDIFINGEKADSYTFNQDYFYLVGDNRHNSLDGRYWGYVPFDHVLGKPVMIWFSWDADAASFGEKLKSIRWNRMFTTVHGDGEPVSYRYVVFALIGLYIGWSFYKGKKKAKK
- the dapB gene encoding 4-hydroxy-tetrahydrodipicolinate reductase, with protein sequence MKIALLGYGRMGKEIEKIAISRGHEIVIRKDVDDTIDISIADVAIDFSIPDAAFKNISNCINHNVPVISGTTGWLDNYKDAVALCEEKKGAFIYASNYSVGVNIFFELNKQLAKMMATLEDYNISMEEIHHTKKLDAPSGTAITLAEGVIENSSKTAWELGAISSEENIPIVAKRIPDVPGTHSVWYNSEVDTIEIKHTAHNRKGFALGAVIAAEWILDKTGVFTMKDVLNIG
- a CDS encoding DUF5683 domain-containing protein — translated: MLFKKVILVFYIGFFSANFLAQQDSIPKFVKVEDLKIDDNIKNPQGVYDALAPSKAAFYSAIFPGMGQIYNKKYWKAPIVWGALAVPVYYYQTNNSEYKRYRTAYRLRKAGLEDEFTINGVSNVSTTTLETAQEQLRENRDMSLLSGIIIYVLQIVEASVNAHLLQFNTDDNLSLKPTFIADPILFEAPKVGLTLKYTF
- a CDS encoding ParB/RepB/Spo0J family partition protein, translating into MAKATKKQALGRGLSALLQQDTPNINSAQDKNADKVVGNIIELELDLIDVNPYQPRTYFDEEALRELASSIRELGVIQPITVRKLEGNKFQLVSGERRFRASKLIGNKTVPAYIRLANDQEMLEMALVENIQRKNLDPIEVALSYQRLIDEIQLTQEELSTRVGKKRSTVTNYLRLLKLDPILQTGMRDGFISMGHGRAMINVENTEDQLAIYEKILRDKLSVRQTEDLVKNLKSGAIAKPKKKAIPAFIKESQKEIGEFFGHKIDISIAKNGKGKISIPFHSEEDFNRIKNLLK
- a CDS encoding ParA family protein, coding for MGKIIAIANQKGGVGKTTTSISLAASLGVLEKKVLLIDADPQANASSGLGVDVDALEYGTYQVLEHSVSAKKAIVKTTSPNVDMIPAHIDLVAIEIELVDKENREYMLKKALDKIKDEYDYILIDCAPSLGLITLNSLVAADSVIIPIQCEYFALEGLGKLLNTIKSIQNIHNSELNIEGLLLTMFDSRLRLSNQVVDEVRKHFSSMVFDTIIRRNTRLGEAPSYGESIIAYDATSKGAVNYLNLAQELLKKNS